In Spirosoma pollinicola, the genomic window TATATTTTACGGCCCTCTTTCACCTTTGAATTAGGCCGTGGATATTGTTGAATGACCGTTAAGGGTTGAGCGCCCGCCACAAATGTACAGTCACTTACTTCATAACGCAGGTCGCGATCATCGAGCAGGTTCTCCATTTCATCCAGACTCAGGCGGGTTACATCGGGCACGGTGATTGTTTGTCCATGATTCGTTGTAAACGGCAGATAGATAAAGAAAAACGCCAGAAATAATACAGCCACCAGGGCTACTATAATGCCAATATGAATCAACAGATCAAAAAAGGAGCGGGTGCTGATTTTAGCCATCCGGGATTGGTAATTCGTGGAGTTTATGGACTACACTACGTTCATTTGGTTTACTAATGTCACAAAAGTAGCAGAATACGCCACCGCCTACCGATAGCCCGCCAACATTTTTTTAAGGTATTTGCCCACAATGTCGAACTCTAGATTGACGACATCACCCACTTTCAGGTTCCGGAAACTGGTGTGTTCGTAGGTATACGGGATAATCGTCACCCGGAAACGGTCAATTTCTGAATTAAAAACGGTTAAACTGACTCCATTGATACAAATAGACCCTTTTTCGACGGTTACATTCTGGTTAGCCGGGTCAGTGCCCGCATCATACTGAAAATCGAACAACCAGCTACCGTTCATATCCTGCACATTAGTACAGATGGCTGTTTGATCGACATGCCCCTGCACAATATGGCCATCAAAGCGACCATTGGCAGGCATACAACGTTCAAGATTGACCCAATCGCCGGGGGCTAGTTTACCCAGATTCGTTTTTTTGAGAGTTTCATCAACAGCCGTTACCGTATAACTCCCGTCGGCAATACTCGTAACGGTAAGGCAAACCCCATTGTGACTGACACTCTGGTCAATTTTCAATTCCGGCGCCAACGCCGACTCAATTCGAAATGTCAGATTCGTACCCTCTGCGTCAATACCCGATACGGTACCGGTGCTTTCAACAATGCCTGTGAACATGATATAGTTAGTAAGTCGATAAGTAAGTCGGTACGTTGGTAACAGAGCCGTCAGCCACTTACTGACTTACCAACTTTTTTACTTACCGACTCATGACCATAAACAGTGAACTGCCAAAGGGCGTTCGGCGAATTAGCGTTTGCTCTGCCCGAACCAGCCGGTAGAGGGTTTCATTGACCAAAGGGTGGGGCAAATACACATCCGATTGTGCTTCTTCGGGCTTGTGCCACCCAAGGGCTAACTG contains:
- a CDS encoding riboflavin synthase, with protein sequence MFTGIVESTGTVSGIDAEGTNLTFRIESALAPELKIDQSVSHNGVCLTVTSIADGSYTVTAVDETLKKTNLGKLAPGDWVNLERCMPANGRFDGHIVQGHVDQTAICTNVQDMNGSWLFDFQYDAGTDPANQNVTVEKGSICINGVSLTVFNSEIDRFRVTIIPYTYEHTSFRNLKVGDVVNLEFDIVGKYLKKMLAGYR